The DNA region TTGGACGCCCAGCGCCATGGAATCTAATCACAGTTGGTGAGTGTAACTGGGATTTTCAACATGGAAACATTGCCTTTGCGCGTTCGTCccgaaacgaaaataaaatcagatCGCTGTGCCTTTAAGGATATACATCTGTGACAAAGTGATATAATAAATGTGttataacaaaaatatatcaatTTCGGATTACTGAAAGGCTATCAGCTATCCACAAAGTGCATCTACCAAAAACAGTCGTTTATATAAGAGCTTCCAATGATTTGTGAAACTTTTGGCGTGTGTTTCGGGAATTGAAAATTTGATCTTTGGCTCATCGATAAGATACTGCTGGGCCCTGAGTATAAATTCCAACTGCCAAAGCAGCGCTCAAGTAACACTTGAGAAAGCGAAAGTCAACTTTGGAAGTTAATTAACGATCCGCTGATTAGATTAGAATATGCTTATTAACTACTGCCTGATACCACAAAGGCACCTCAAGTTTTATTTCCAAGAAATCGCTAAACACCCATGAGGTGCAGTTTTCGGTCCGACTTTAACCATTTTCATGGTTTACCCATCGATCTTATCCATCTGTTTGGCTATGAAAGCTTGTGTTTCTCTTCGGAATTTCAATCCGTACCCGGTGACATTCTTTTTCATTCGagttgctgctgatgtggaTGTAGCCCCTTCGTGTCACTTTGAGGCCTGGCTGCTTCTTCCTCGTTTTCGTTATCTTAAGTACACATTCTGAGGTACAAACGTCAGTTGGCGATAAGGCCACGGAAAAACAGCAACACCACCCGAAGAAGACATCAAAAAGCAGTCAAGTCAACAACAAACCGAAAGAACCGAGAAGCGCAGGGTGGAAATCGAGCATTGGGCGGGGGATCCGACTGCTCTAAATGCAATCTGTTTGCACAACACCGACCTgaacccatacccatacccatacccatatgTGGTACATGGTCTACCTATACCTAAGCTGCCTGGAATCGGGGAATTTTCAGCATTTTCACGCTAAACAAATCGGGCAGATGTCAAACATTTAATTAGGTGCACCGCAGCCTAGGAAAACCAGGGAAAAACGCGAACTTCTTAAATACTATACTATATGGTATATAGGCGGCAGAAAATCGAGCGACTTACACAACTCAGCTGAGCTGCTTGGCGGCTTCAGTTTCTGCATATGGTAAATACCATTATCAAATCATATTATCTTATTTATAAGCATTATCGTGCCACAGATACAGATTGCCTATCTATGGAATGGGCATGtaaaaaaatcatatataCTCAGATATCTTACCGAGTGTGGTTATTTCGTTGCTGGCACAGTAAGTTTTGCACTTTCCATTAAAACGCGCTCCGTTCCCCAGCCAACCCGTGTCGCAATTATAAAGCAATAATTATGCATTATAGCATTGAACGAGAGCAGCCAGATCGTAAAGTGACGAACCAGAAAAgtgctaaaataaaaatgagtAACAAACGCGTGTAATAAAACAAATACGGCCATAAAATACAGAGCGTTAGGCTGAACATGAATTCATCGTAAATTACGGACAACAAGTGTGTGTACTAAAAACGTAAAAGCTGcctgaaaacagaaaacgtATAGTATATAGACACAAACACTTGGAGTGCGAACTAAGCCCACTGTGAATTGTGACCGTTCTAGTCCTCAAAAATATCAGTAAACTGTGTGCCTCGAAATCGCCGGATATTTCGGAACATTGCTAGTTTTATCCCGCTTCCGATTTGATTATTCAATCTCCTTGGTGTCACTTGGTACCAGCATTCAACAATTTTGTGATATCAAcatcttattttattttattttctgtcGAAActtcataatttaattattttgatttgcttGATTCATATAAAAGAAACCCATTGGTAGGCTGTATGATAATCATTATGATTCAGCAAGAAACCCCCAAAAttaatgatttattttataaatttagtTTGTACACCAGTGCTTTGCTTTgaaataaacatacatatataacaaCTTACGTACATATATCAGGTTTATAACATTGTTATACATCTAACCTAGTTTGTGCACAAATAGTTGTCTTGTTTAGCAGCAGCAAACACTAAAGTCTAAGCTCCTATAAAAGTCAACAAAATTAGCCCAATTATTACCAAACAGCAGTTTAAAGTTGCCATGGCTAAGTAAATTGGTATTACTCATATTGTATATACCAATATGAGGTTTAATTTAGTGTcaaacattttgaaaagtAATGATTCTCTAAACGCACTGTTATTGTTACTTCCCATCTTCTTGGATGTTCTAATGCTTAAATGTTACGAGTATagtaacaaaaacataaaacatttacagattgaaaacgaaaacataGACAAACTTTATCTTATCGTTCACTTTTGATATCGTGCAAGACAAGGTTATATGCTTGGCATTATCATTTCTTTACTTGCTCAATTTTTGAATGAGAATCCCTGACCCGACGCCAAAAAACTAGCAATCTTTTGAGGGAAAGTTATGCGAATTTATCTGAGCAACGACCGATTAGGTCTTGAAAACACATGGGATCGGTATAAACAATTGTATGGAAGAAAGGCAGCCATTTTGCAATTCAGTTTGAAGCAGAACATCGTTGCCTACAGAAGTAATTTATGGTGGATGGACTTCATTTCACGGCTAATCAACCGGGGTATCAATCAAATTTCTGGACGGAGCCTCCTCAGCGCCACTTGAGTGGTGCACGAGCCATTTCAAGCAGCGGCCCTCGCGACATGCCCAACTTTTGTACAGTCACGTAGTCAGGCGCGGCTGCtttccaccaccacccaccagccaCCCCGAACCTCCCACTGACGCCCACGAGCTCCACCTCCACATTTACCGCAGACCTTCCCTGTGGATCCCCACAACTCGACGAGCAAACAACCCTAGCtggcaataaacaaaaactgtTTTGCCACATGAAATGACTTTCAgattttgttgctgttgtcgttTTGTAACGCGTGACTCccataaaaaacaagaacaacaacggcaaccaGCGTACtgaaagtttattaaaaaagaaatagagcgaaaaatataaatagagGAAgagggagcgggagcgggagcgggagaaGTAGAGGGCCAGGGAGTGACAGAGACAAAACGGAGGGGACTCAGCAATGCGACGTTATCTTATCACTGAAAATGTCGCTTTCGTAAATGGCGGCGcacaaaataatataatacacACTCACCCACCCCAACGTACATCCCCctacacatacacactccCTGCTATATTATTCTCCTCTGTAATTGTTCAATTCTAGAGTGGCTCTGAGTAGCGGACGCCCACTCTAAATGTTTCCtaaaaatcagtttttttaTCAGAGTACAAGTGGGGTGCCCTAAAAGGagtttacatttataaaaaataattaaatccTATCTAATTTGTGATCCACAAAATATCTACCCTAATTCATCTTCCTTCGGCTGCTCTCTTTCCATATTTCttgaataaaaacaattttgtaaaCAGCCTTTACCGTTCTGATAATTCTTGTCGATCTATAATAACCATTAAAACTAAATAGAACTTACCCAGTAactcacttttttttattttatcaacaaGTTTTTGTTGATTAACGCACCTACTTACCTATATGACAACTTAATTTAATCTGCTAAatagatttattttaatagtaTACTAGGagaatttttttaaactatttaactATGAAATTGCAGTTCTTCTAAatattatagttttttttttttgttatttattgtttactaaatattaaagtattactaacttaataacttataACGGCCAATTTTACCTTACATGTCAAGTAGAAACATGTAGCATACTTAAGAGGGCATGCATTCGAACCAAAATTAAAGTGTATACTTTCAGGATGTATGCAACACTTACGATATTGAAATACTTACGACCATCAAACAACAAGCTACATGGTAATATTCcacatacgccccgttgcTTAAAACTTTCCTTGACCAAATTTGTAACAAAAACTTCGCTTTAGAACATTTCAGGGACAATTGTCTTTTATTAATTcaagagaaataaaattaatattgcAAAGAtgatgtaaaaaaatataccagactaaaacttaaattgcattaaatatatatcgGTAATGCtatggaaaatatataaattaatagcTAATTGCATGAGATTATTGGTTACTTcgattgtttttgtttttcgttttcatttgccGTTTTTGGTTGACTTAACTAAAGGTATTCGATTTGATAACAAAATTTATATGAATAGTCTTAGCCTAATTTCTGAATCGATTTCATGCTATTGGCGTTTTGCTAACAATTAAACTACTAGTTTAACAAATTTCGAGTAGTGGACCATTAAAATTCGACGAAAATGTAAATGTCAATCGACTTAGACCGTATGTACAACTAATGATTCAATAGAGTTTAGATAGGCGAGTGTTCTTTGAGAACTGCTCTTGGTATACAGGCTATAAATTCTTTGGAGCTATGAGATTAATGTAACAACAGTATCTTTGGTCATGGCGACATACAGCGCGTCGCGCCTACTCCATCTTCACCACTGTTTCCCGGTCAACGCCGAACTTGTGCATCGCATAGTTGGTCACATGCTGCTCATGTTGACCCAAAAGGGCTGCAgtctgctgctgcagttgctgctgctgctgctgatgtctTTGGAAGGCGGCCAGTTCGTAGTGCTCATCCAGCGAGGCTGATCGGCTGAGCATTATCTCcccatgctgctgctgatgctgctgatgctgttgcgACTGATCCAACTCCTCCATCTTGATGAGAGCCGGCTGCTCATCCTCCTCCGGGGTCAGGTAGTACGGTGGTGAGGCTCTTGTGGTCTGGTGATACGGATTCTGCAGACTAATAATGTTGCTGTGACTCAGGGACGATAATGTGCTCGATGCCGTGGTCGGTGTTGAGGTGACCATAAGTCCCGACGACGCCGTGGAGCAGTTGGCCTGGGAGGTGAGCGACAAGGACTCCGTCTTgatcgccgccgccgctgccgccgccgctgctgctgctgccgccgtaATGGAGTTCGGCAGCAGTTGGGCCAGCAACTGGTGGTCGCTGGTGGagccgctgttgctgctgctgctcagtTGTTGAGCCTGCAGATATTTCTGTATAAGTTTGTTGTTATTCTCATTGctactattgttgttgttgaagagcgtgctgttgttgttgttattattgtggAGCTGATGAGTGGGCGATGGGGTGTTGAAGATGGATGTGGGTGTGCTGGGTGAGTGCTGCATGCTGCacgattgctgctgctgatgctgctgctgctgcatgttgAGGGGCGACATTTGGTAGTTTGAGTTGGGCGACATGTCCAGCCCGGAACagagctgctgctgttgctgctgatgtggaTGAGtctgatgctgatgctgatgtgACATGGCTGATGGCGACAATGAGGAGGAACCCATGCTATGGGGCGAGCTGGCCGCCGATGAGTGCTGATCAGCCAtaagcagctgctgctgctgctggtactGCGGaagctgttgctgcggctgcgaTGAGTATGAGTTGTATGGTTTCAGATCGAGCTGTGTTTTCATATCTGACCAGGGGAGCGGGGAACAAAGAGAAAGCAAACATCACTAATTAGGCATGCACATGGAATCAAAAGTGGCCGCAACTCACCGTCATTGACATCCATCTGGCTGCTGTCCAGGACCACGCCAACGTTGTGGCAACTGGTCGCCATTGAACCACTTTCCATGGTGGCATTCAAGGCGTTCTTcaacttggacttggacttctCGCTCTTGGTGCCCTTGGGCTTGCGCTTCCGTTTCTGTAATGGTAATATAATATTGTTAAAGGGTACGAACTTAAATGCCATATATAATGTTAGCGAGCTGTATTCTTATTTATTCcttaaaaattaaagataAGATAAAATCGTAATCGTaaactaatttttaaaatttaaaaaaagatttttacaaaaatgtcTCATGTGGTGAACTGTATATTATTTGagtcaaatattttattattatgattattatagTAGTTAGTTCCCTTttcaagcaaataaataagaatgAACTTTCAGCTGCAACGTTTTcttatatggatgacttacCTGTATGGTGTCCTTTTTCATGGTCAGTGGCCGTGGAACACTGTGGAGCTTAAAGTACAGGCCGCAGGCATTGCAGACGGGTTCTCCGGCGGGATTGCGGCGCCACAACGACGTGTGGCTGGTGTTGCAGTTGGAGCAGGAAAGTCCGGCTCGCTTCGAGGCGCTCTAGATGTGGCAACAAGAAATCAATGAATTAGTTAGGACTAGAAGCTTTCGGAAGGCAGTAGCTTTTCGTGTGGAACAACGTTTTCTATGGCAACTCAGTGGCCAAGGAGGTTTACGGGTGTACGGATCTACAGATCTACGGTTTACGGGTTTACGGGTTAGTCAAAAGTGGTTAGCATCGATTCTGGACTAGGTTAGTGACTACTTGCTCTCCTCTGTTAGTTGGTTTTGCTATTCAGAAGGGTttcggttggttggttgggttTTGGTATGGTTTttggtatgggtatgggtatgggtacgggtatgggtatgggtttggtttggttttgtttgatttggtttggttttgtttttggtttcggtATCGGTAATTAATGGGCGACCTACCAAGCGTCTCGAATTGGCGCGACTAACGTGCTCGTCGAGCGTCGtcgctgcagttgctgccgTTCCCGACGCCACCGCCGAAGTCGCCGAGGTTGCATTCGAGCCTGGACAGGAGTAGGAGCTGGCGGCACCACTCGTGTTGGCCTTACTACGGCCACCGCCGCCCACATTAAATGAGTTGGTCTTAAAGAAATCCCCGCCTGATTCAGCGGCCACTGGAATTGAGCAATCAGAATGTTGTTGGTTGTAGTACACAAGaagcagatgcagatgcagatgcagatgcagattgATCAgattttctctgtttttgaTGTCTCTTTTCGATTAAACTAGTTGGCATTGcgtaataaataataaattcaattaattttttcacTCTCTTGGCGCTTTTGGAGCTTTCGAGCATTGCAGGGGGGCGGGGAAAGGTGGGGCGGTGGTGCTGAGGCTGGCGGATGCATATTTCTATAAGTTAGGAATACCCACTACCCACTAAACACTGAGAGGTCGCACACAGAAATTTTGTTCCACACAAAAGCGTTTGATtcgattgattgattgattggtATTGGTTAGTAGTAATTGCTGGTGGTAGTTTTGTGATTTTGTGAATTTGTTTTAGACATTTACCAATCTTCTAGGCTGTTTAATTAGGGGTCGATTCATGCCGTTCATTTTCATGTACAAGCCGCAGGCATTGCACAAATAGTGTCCCGTGTTATCGCGTCGCCATAATGGGGTTGAAATCGCACCACAATTGACACATTCTCGCCCCTCAGTGAAATAATCGGCATCGAATAATGCTTCAAAGATTGACATAGAAATATCGGAATAAGTCATAAGGTTTTTGCTAGGTGTTTGAGTTGAGTTGATTTGATTGAGTTGGTTTTGCAatgtttgctgtttttgcatttgggtattgtgtgtgtttttaatatttagatTTGCTTCTGTGGTGTCTTTTTGTTGCTTTCATTTTATCTCAAGagttgaaataaaattaattgaatttattatagAGACGTAGGCTTAACACtaagtatataaataataaaaatgtactAGAAAGTGTAGTAGTGTATGGGCATTTCAACAGCTGCTTACAGTTGGCCACCAATTGCTGACCCAGTTTGGTCTGGGTTTGCTTAGGTTATGCAAATATGGGATTCTTCTCGCCTGATGTGCGTGTGAAGTTCTACCTAAAACCCTCTCTCTTTCGTTTGCCCACACAAGGGAGACAAACAATCGAAAAGGATTTTGGTCTGTGGTGTGTACGTTTGCTGAGTGCTTATGCCCTAGTCTAGACTAATTCTTGGGTTTTCGATCCGCACGGTAACTTACTTGCTGACAACGATGCCGAGGCGGAGAGATAGGCTCCAGGATCTACGCGTCCAGTGGTTCCATCCACCGCGGCCGCGGCTGCTGCATTTGCAGCCGAAATGGCCCGTCCATTCCGTATCACATTCGAGACCACGCCGgctccgactccgactccgacgCCCAACTGCGTCTGTCCGGAAGCGGAGGTGGTGTAGCTTATGGGATCGAACCAGGTATCGTTCTGCAAGTGAGTGGGATGTATGCTGGTCAGTGGGGAGCTCAGAGCAACAATGGAAGTGGGGGAAGCACTCACCTGACCGCGATAATTGGGTATCGGAGCGTAACGTTCCACCGA from Drosophila santomea strain STO CAGO 1482 chromosome 3R, Prin_Dsan_1.1, whole genome shotgun sequence includes:
- the LOC120454627 gene encoding box A-binding factor isoform X4, with translation MFFSNYNNMYLKNYCYSSVYAGSLLTQTANGIQYGMQSPNQTHAHLQQQHHQQQQQQQHQQHQQQQLQQQQHHHHNQHHNSSSSSPGPAGLHHSSLSAATTAAVAAATAAVNGHNSSLEDGYESPRSSHSGGGTGGTLPAFQRIAYPNSGSVERYAPIPNYRGQNDTWFDPISYTTSASGQTQLGVGVGVGAGVVSNVIRNGRAISAANAAAAAAVDGTTGRVDPGAYLSASASLSAMAAESGGDFFKTNSFNVGGGGRSKANTSGAASSYSCPGSNATSATSAVASGTAATAATTLDEHVSRANSRRLSASKRAGLSCSNCNTSHTSLWRRNPAGEPVCNACGLYFKLHSVPRPLTMKKDTIQKRKRKPKGTKSEKSKSKLKNALNATMESGSMATSCHNVGVVLDSSQMDVNDDMKTQLDLKPYNSYSSQPQQQLPQYQQQQQLLMADQHSSAASSPHSMGSSSLSPSAMSHQHQHQTHPHQQQQQQLCSGLDMSPNSNYQMSPLNMQQQQHQQQQSCSMQHSPSTPTSIFNTPSPTHQLHNNNNNNSTLFNNNNSSNENNNKLIQKYLQAQQLSSSSNSGSTSDHQLLAQLLPNSITAAAAAAAAAAAAAIKTESLSLTSQANCSTASSGLMVTSTPTTASSTLSSLSHSNIISLQNPYHQTTRASPPYYLTPEEDEQPALIKMEELDQSQQHQQHQQQHGEIMLSRSASLDEHYELAAFQRHQQQQQQLQQQTAALLGQHEQHVTNYAMHKFGVDRETVVKME